The Saprospiraceae bacterium genome includes a window with the following:
- a CDS encoding SAM-dependent methyltransferase, translated as MEKGKILMLPCPVIEGNIHSIPEETLRNIRDTNCFLVEKAKTARHFIKAAGHPRPISELRILEISEDKKEMDEFLTCLDNGENVGVISEAGCPGIADPGASVVSWAHRNGYKVVPFVGPSSILMALMASGMNGQNFTFNGYLSNKKPELVRQLKALEQTLSVTGYSQIFMDTPYRNIFLMENCIQTLRNETILCIACDINGSDSFIVSDKIINWKKFDLNKIHKRPTIFILGSF; from the coding sequence ATGGAGAAAGGAAAAATTTTGATGCTTCCCTGTCCGGTAATTGAAGGCAATATTCATAGCATCCCCGAAGAAACCCTCAGAAATATTCGGGATACAAATTGTTTTTTAGTGGAGAAAGCCAAAACTGCCCGACATTTTATCAAGGCAGCCGGTCATCCCAGACCCATTTCTGAACTCCGTATTCTGGAAATTTCTGAAGACAAAAAAGAAATGGACGAATTTTTAACTTGCCTGGATAATGGAGAAAATGTAGGAGTCATTTCTGAAGCAGGGTGTCCCGGAATAGCAGATCCCGGAGCATCGGTAGTAAGTTGGGCTCACCGAAATGGATACAAAGTCGTACCTTTTGTTGGTCCGTCTTCCATATTAATGGCATTGATGGCCAGTGGAATGAACGGACAGAATTTTACTTTTAACGGTTACTTATCCAATAAAAAACCTGAATTGGTTCGGCAGTTAAAAGCTTTGGAGCAAACATTATCAGTCACAGGATATTCACAAATTTTTATGGACACACCTTACAGGAATATTTTTCTAATGGAAAACTGCATTCAAACACTTCGAAATGAAACTATATTATGTATTGCATGTGATATAAATGGATCTGATTCTTTCATTGTATCAGACAAAATTATAAATTGGAAGAAATTTGACTTGAATAAAATACACAAAAGACCAACTATTTTTATTCTGGGTTCATTTTAA
- a CDS encoding AMP-binding protein, which produces MEQRPWYKNYPAGVPANIDPSMYDSLVDFINECLKKYSSNDAFECMGTKITFGKVDTLSERFAAYLHSRGLQPGDRIAMMMPNMLQYPIAVFGALRAGLIIVNTNPLYTPREMLFQFNDSGVKAIVLVENFASNLEKIIGQTKIETVILTSIGEMHGWLKGNTINFVVRHIKRMVPKFNLTNTVSFSHAVSEGKKFKIKDFRNCPEDVIIHQYTGGTTGISKGAMLTNENMVANMLQIKAWMQNRLTEGKEVTLSPLPMYHIFAFTVNCLAMIGVGAHTILVTNARDINSIIKEFKRSEITLMTGLNTLFNALLNNEKFKECNFSSLKITVGGGMAIQKSVADRWKEVTGCTLTEGYGMTESSPLISVNPLDETGRQGSIGLPVSSTDIRIVDDEGTIVDIGQIGEIHAKGPQMMKGYYNQPSETAKTLVDGWLHTGDIGKMDEDGFLYIVDRKKDMILVSGFNVYPNEIEDVVMMYPKVMEVAAIGIPDEKSGECVKIFVVAKDKSLKKDELLSHCRDNLTAYKVPKEIEFRDELPKTNVGKILRRALR; this is translated from the coding sequence ATGGAACAAAGACCTTGGTACAAAAATTATCCGGCAGGAGTTCCTGCAAATATAGACCCTTCCATGTATGACAGTTTAGTGGATTTTATTAATGAGTGTTTAAAAAAATATAGTTCAAATGATGCGTTTGAATGCATGGGTACTAAGATTACATTCGGGAAGGTGGATACATTATCCGAAAGATTTGCGGCATATCTGCATTCAAGAGGATTACAACCGGGAGATAGAATCGCAATGATGATGCCCAATATGCTGCAATATCCCATAGCAGTTTTTGGCGCACTGAGAGCCGGATTAATTATTGTAAACACAAATCCTCTATACACCCCAAGAGAAATGTTGTTTCAGTTTAATGATAGCGGTGTTAAGGCTATCGTTTTAGTTGAAAATTTTGCATCAAACCTTGAAAAGATCATAGGTCAGACAAAGATTGAAACTGTTATTCTGACATCTATTGGTGAAATGCATGGGTGGTTAAAGGGAAATACTATAAATTTTGTGGTTCGTCATATAAAAAGAATGGTACCCAAATTCAATTTAACCAACACGGTATCTTTCAGCCATGCAGTTTCAGAAGGCAAAAAATTTAAAATAAAAGATTTCAGAAATTGCCCCGAGGACGTCATCATTCATCAATATACAGGAGGGACTACAGGGATTTCTAAAGGTGCTATGCTTACCAATGAAAATATGGTTGCAAACATGTTACAGATTAAAGCCTGGATGCAAAACCGCCTGACAGAAGGTAAAGAAGTGACATTATCGCCATTGCCGATGTATCATATTTTTGCTTTTACAGTTAATTGTCTCGCCATGATTGGTGTGGGAGCTCATACAATATTGGTTACAAATGCAAGAGATATAAATTCTATCATAAAAGAATTTAAAAGATCAGAAATTACTTTGATGACGGGTCTTAATACCTTATTTAATGCACTTTTGAATAATGAAAAATTTAAAGAATGTAATTTTTCTTCCTTAAAGATAACCGTCGGAGGAGGGATGGCTATTCAAAAATCAGTTGCGGATAGATGGAAGGAAGTTACCGGTTGTACACTTACAGAAGGATATGGAATGACAGAATCTTCCCCGTTGATCAGTGTAAATCCATTGGATGAAACCGGCAGACAAGGCAGCATTGGATTACCGGTTTCTTCTACAGATATCAGAATTGTAGATGATGAAGGTACTATAGTTGATATTGGTCAAATAGGAGAGATTCACGCCAAAGGACCCCAGATGATGAAAGGATATTACAATCAGCCTTCAGAGACCGCAAAAACATTAGTCGATGGGTGGTTACATACAGGCGATATTGGTAAAATGGATGAAGATGGATTTTTATATATCGTTGACAGGAAAAAGGACATGATTCTCGTTAGTGGCTTTAATGTTTATCCGAATGAAATCGAAGATGTAGTCATGATGTATCCAAAAGTAATGGAAGTGGCTGCTATTGGTATTCCGGATGAAAAGTCAGGAGAGTGCGTCAAGATATTTGTTGTAGCGAAAGATAAATCACTAAAAAAAGATGAATTGTTAAGCCATTGCCGTGACAATCTTACTGCTTATAAAGTTCCCAAGGAAATCGAATTCAGAGACGAACTGCCTAAAACCAATGTGGGTAAAATTTTACGAAGAGCATTAAGATAA